One segment of Macrotis lagotis isolate mMagLag1 chromosome 1, bilby.v1.9.chrom.fasta, whole genome shotgun sequence DNA contains the following:
- the HNRNPA0 gene encoding heterogeneous nuclear ribonucleoprotein A0, with product MENSQLCKLFIGGLNVQTSESGLRGHFEAFGTLTDCVVVVNPQTKRSRCFGFVTYSNVEEADAAMAASPHAVDGNTVELKRAVSREDSARPGAHAKVKKLFVGGLKGDVAEGDLVEHFSQFGAVEKAEIIADKQSGKKRGFGFVYFQSHDAADKAAVVKFHPIQGHRVEVKKAVPKEDIHPGGGGGGGGARPSRGGRGRGRGGGGGGGGGRDQNGLSKGGGGYNSYGGYSGGGGGGGGYNAYGGGGGAAYGGSDYGNGFGGFGSYSQHQSSYGPMKSGGGGGGGGGSSWGGRSNSGPYRGGYGGGGGYGGSSF from the coding sequence ATGGAGAACTCGCAGCTGTGTAAGCTGTTCATCGGCGGCCTCAACGTGCAGACGAGCGAGTCGGGCCTGCGCGGCCACTTCGAGGCCTTCGGCACGCTGACGGACTGCGTGGTGGTGGTGAACCCCCAGACGAAGCGCTCCCGCTGCTTCGGCTTCGTGACCTACTCCAACGTGGAGGAGGCCGACGCCGCCATGGCCGCCTCGCCGCACGCCGTGGACGGCAACACGGTGGAGCTGAAGCGAGCCGTGTCCCGGGAGGACTCGGCCCGCCCCGGCGCCCACGCCAAGGTGAAGAAGCTGTTCGTGGGCGGCCTGAAGGGGGACGTGGCCGAGGGCGACCTGGTGGAGCACTTCTCGCAGTTCGGGGCGGTGGAGAAGGCCGAGATCATCGCCGACAAGCAGTCGGGCAAGAAGCGCGGCTTCGGCTTCGTGTACTTCCAGAGCCACGACGCCGCCGACAAGGCCGCGGTCGTTAAGTTCCACCCCATCCAGGGCCACCGCGTGGAGGTGAAGAAGGCCGTGCCCAAGGAGGACATCCaccccggcggcggcggcggcggcggcggggcgcgGCCCTCCCggggcggccggggccggggccgcggcggcggcggcggcggcggcggcgggcgcgACCAGAACGGGCTGTCGAAAGGCGGCGGCGGTTACAACAGCTACGGCGGCTACagcggcgggggcggcggcggcggcggctacAATGCctacggcggcggcggcggcgcggcctACGGCGGCAGCGACTACGGCAACGGCTTCGGCGGCTTCGGCAGCTACAGCCAGCACCAGTCCTCGTACGGGCCCATGaagagcggcggcggcggcggcggcggcgggggcagCAGCTGGGGCGGCCGCAGCAACAGTGGACCTTACAGAGGTGGCTATGGCGGTGGGGGCGGCTACGGAGGCAGCTCCTTctag